From the Peromyscus leucopus breed LL Stock chromosome 8b, UCI_PerLeu_2.1, whole genome shotgun sequence genome, one window contains:
- the Ccr10 gene encoding C-C chemokine receptor type 10 isoform X2 — MGTEPTEQVSWEPYSGYDEEAYSAGPLPELCYKADVQAFSRAFQPSVSLMVAVLGLAGNGLVLATHLAARRTTRSPTSIHLLQLALADLLLALTLPFAAAGALQGWNLGGATCRAISGLYSASFHAGFLFLACISADRYVAIARALPTGQRPSAPGRAHLVSVFVWLLSLLLALPALLFSRDGPREGQRRCRLIFPEGLTQTVKGASAVAQVVLGFALPLGVMAACYALLGRTLLAARGPERRRALRVVVALVAAFVVLQLPYSLALLLDTADLLAARERSCSSSKRKDLALLVTGGLALVRCSLNPVLYAFLGLRFRQDLRRLLQGGGCSPKPNPRGRCPRRLRLSSCSAPTETHSLSWDN, encoded by the exons ATGGGGACCGAGCCCACAGAGCAG GTCTCCTGGGAGCCCTACTCCGGGTACGATGAAGAGGCTTACTCGGCTGGGCCGTTGCCGGAACTCTGTTACAAGGCGGATGTCCAGGCTTTTAGTCGGGCCTTCCAACCCAGTGTCTCCCTGATGGTGGCTGTGCTGGGTCTGGCGGGCAATGGCCTAGTCTTGGCCACCCATCTGGCAGCCCGACGAACTACCCGATCTCCCACCTCCATCCACCTGCTCCAGTTGGCTCTGGCTGACCTCCTATTGGCCCTGACCTTGCCCTTTGCAGCAGCAGGGGCGCTTCAGGGCTGGAATCTAGGAGGTGccacctgccgagccatctcagGTCTCTACTCGGCTTCCTTCCACGCAGGCTTCCTCTTCCTAGCCTGTATCAGCGcggaccgctatgtggccatcgcTCGAGCTCTCCCAACCGGGCAGCGACCCTCCGCACCTGGCCGTGCGCACTTGGTCTCTGTCTTCGTGTGGCTGTTGTCGCTGCTCCTGGCCCTACCTGCGCTCCTTTTCAGCCGGGACGGGCCGCGGGAAGGCCAACGGCGCTGTCGCCTCATCTTCCCCGAAGGCCTCACGCAGACTGTGAAGGGGGCAAGTGCGGTGgcgcaggtggtcctgggcttcGCGCTGCCTCTGGGCGTCATGGCAGCCTGTTATGCGCTCCTGGGCCGCACGCTTCTGGCCGCCAGGGGGCCAGAGCGGCGGCGCGCACTGCGCGTCGTGGTGGCCTTGGTGGCCGCCTTTGTGGTGCTGCAGCTGCCCTACAGCCTCGCCCTGCTGCTGGATACAGCCGATCTCCTGGCAGCCCGCGAGCGGAGCTGCTCCTCCAGCAAGCGCAAGGATCTAGCTCTGCTGGTCACCGGCGGCTTGGCGCTGGTCCGCTGCAGCCTCAATCCGGTGCTTTACGCTTTTTTGGGCCTGCGCTTCCGCCAGGACCTGCGGAGGCTGCTACAGGGTGGGGGATGCAGCCCAAAGCCCAACCCTCGAGGCCGCTGCCCCCGCCGACTCCGCCTTTCTTCCTGCTCCGCTCCCACTGAGACCCACAGTCTCTCTTGGGACAACTAG
- the Ccr10 gene encoding C-C chemokine receptor type 10 isoform X1, with translation MFPLSIIVHLFYSPPCRPCQVASVSWEPYSGYDEEAYSAGPLPELCYKADVQAFSRAFQPSVSLMVAVLGLAGNGLVLATHLAARRTTRSPTSIHLLQLALADLLLALTLPFAAAGALQGWNLGGATCRAISGLYSASFHAGFLFLACISADRYVAIARALPTGQRPSAPGRAHLVSVFVWLLSLLLALPALLFSRDGPREGQRRCRLIFPEGLTQTVKGASAVAQVVLGFALPLGVMAACYALLGRTLLAARGPERRRALRVVVALVAAFVVLQLPYSLALLLDTADLLAARERSCSSSKRKDLALLVTGGLALVRCSLNPVLYAFLGLRFRQDLRRLLQGGGCSPKPNPRGRCPRRLRLSSCSAPTETHSLSWDN, from the exons ATGTTTCCACTGTCTATTATCGTCCATCTTTTCTACAGTCCTCCCTGCAGACCTTGCCAGGTGGCCTCG GTCTCCTGGGAGCCCTACTCCGGGTACGATGAAGAGGCTTACTCGGCTGGGCCGTTGCCGGAACTCTGTTACAAGGCGGATGTCCAGGCTTTTAGTCGGGCCTTCCAACCCAGTGTCTCCCTGATGGTGGCTGTGCTGGGTCTGGCGGGCAATGGCCTAGTCTTGGCCACCCATCTGGCAGCCCGACGAACTACCCGATCTCCCACCTCCATCCACCTGCTCCAGTTGGCTCTGGCTGACCTCCTATTGGCCCTGACCTTGCCCTTTGCAGCAGCAGGGGCGCTTCAGGGCTGGAATCTAGGAGGTGccacctgccgagccatctcagGTCTCTACTCGGCTTCCTTCCACGCAGGCTTCCTCTTCCTAGCCTGTATCAGCGcggaccgctatgtggccatcgcTCGAGCTCTCCCAACCGGGCAGCGACCCTCCGCACCTGGCCGTGCGCACTTGGTCTCTGTCTTCGTGTGGCTGTTGTCGCTGCTCCTGGCCCTACCTGCGCTCCTTTTCAGCCGGGACGGGCCGCGGGAAGGCCAACGGCGCTGTCGCCTCATCTTCCCCGAAGGCCTCACGCAGACTGTGAAGGGGGCAAGTGCGGTGgcgcaggtggtcctgggcttcGCGCTGCCTCTGGGCGTCATGGCAGCCTGTTATGCGCTCCTGGGCCGCACGCTTCTGGCCGCCAGGGGGCCAGAGCGGCGGCGCGCACTGCGCGTCGTGGTGGCCTTGGTGGCCGCCTTTGTGGTGCTGCAGCTGCCCTACAGCCTCGCCCTGCTGCTGGATACAGCCGATCTCCTGGCAGCCCGCGAGCGGAGCTGCTCCTCCAGCAAGCGCAAGGATCTAGCTCTGCTGGTCACCGGCGGCTTGGCGCTGGTCCGCTGCAGCCTCAATCCGGTGCTTTACGCTTTTTTGGGCCTGCGCTTCCGCCAGGACCTGCGGAGGCTGCTACAGGGTGGGGGATGCAGCCCAAAGCCCAACCCTCGAGGCCGCTGCCCCCGCCGACTCCGCCTTTCTTCCTGCTCCGCTCCCACTGAGACCCACAGTCTCTCTTGGGACAACTAG